The stretch of DNA CGATCAGCGGCGCGAACACCTTCGCGACCGGCACCGGCAACCTGTCCTTCAACGGCAACATCGTCACGAACATCACACAGACCGGCGCCACGACGCTCAGCACCGGTACCGGCGCGGTCACCTTGAACGGGAACACGTCGGTCGTCAACGGGAAGACGCTTTCGGTTGGTACCGGAACGGGTAGCCCCGTGGCGATCAAGGCGATCGAGTTGGGGACGTGCACTGAGGGCACCGGCGCCACGCAATTCACGTGTGGCGCGGGTCAGGTGGCGAACATCACGGTCGCCAACCTCGTCGCGACCGACGGAATCTTCCTCAGCGGTCAGGGCGCGCTGGCGGGCGCGTGCACTGTGCAAAACATCAACGCTGGCACGAGCTTCAGCATCCGCTGCACGACAGCTCCAGCCAGCGGCACCGTCTTCAACGTGCTCATCGTCCGCCGCTAGGTGGCGAAGCACCGCGACTCGCGGCGGACCCGCTAGCCTTTCACGCGATGCGTAGCCGCGGCCCGCTCGTAGCGCGGATCCTGGCGGTCTTGCTCCTCGTCGCCGCGACGTTCCTCTTCGTTCGCTGGTGGGACTTCACGCTGCCGTCGTTCGGCGCGCGCTATCAGGCGGTCTTTCTCGCGAATGGTCAGACGTACTTCGGCCACTACCTCGACCGTCTCGGTCCGTATGTAAAGGTCGAAAACGCGTTCTACATCACGCAGGAGCCGACCGTCGAGGAAGGCCAGACGCCGGAGTCCCGCATCATCCGCCGTGGCAGCGAGCTCCATCAGCCGCTGCCGTTCGTGCTGATCCCGAAGTCGGCGATCCTCTTCGTCGAGGATCTGCGAGCGGACTCGCAGGTCGGCCTGTTCATGGATCGAGAGCTCGGCAAGTGACGCTGGTTCGCGCGCTCATCGTAGCGGGCGCGATCGCGGGTGGCGTGTTCCTTGGCGCGGGGCTCGACGTGCAAGCCCTGCCCTTTGTCGGATCGGAGCGTCTCTCGGCTGTGTTCCTCCTCGATGGCCAGGCCTACTTCGGTCACCTCGAGGACACACCCTGGTCGGGGACGATCGTCCTTCGCGACGTCTATTACATCAACGACGCGTCGAAGGTCACGACTGACCTGCCAGTCGGACTGCTGAAGCGCGGGAGCGAGCTGCATCAGCCAGTCGACGTGATGTACATCCGCCGCGACAAGGTGCTCGCGATCGAGCGGGTAACGCCGGCATCTCCGGTCGGACTGGCGATCGCGAGCCAGCGCGCACTGGATCGGGGCGCGAAATGACGCAGCGGGGGACCGTCGACGTGGGGGTCCGCATCTCGGGCCGCACCATGCGAATCGGCGCTGCCGTCGGCGCGGCGCTGCTCGCGCTCGTCGTGATCGTCGGCATCGCGGCGGCTGCGCGCGCCAACGAGCCGGTGACCGTCGCGAGCGCGGCAGAGCTGAAGATCCAACAGGGCGCTGTCGAACGCGACGTCGAGCGTTCGTACGAGCAGGCCGTGCAGCAGGTCACCAAAGTGCGCGCCCTCAACCTCGCCATCACCGCGGCGCAGGCGGACCAGATCGCGGCCAAAGCATTGACCGACCTGCGCGCCCTTCGGCACAGCGCCTTCGTCTCGCTGGCCCAGATCATGAACATGTCCGCCGCCGACGCGGAGGCCTACAGCACGGCGGCGGAGACGCGCTTCGATTCGGCACCCGTGAGCAAACAGACCGCTTCGCCCTCGCCGGTCCTGCTCGCGCCGCGTTACTACACCGTCGTGACACGCATGAGCGAGCTCTCGACCCTTATCGCGGATCAGGCGACCACGCAGCTCACCGCGCCGCCGCCATCGGCCGCACCATCGGCGGCACCGTCGCCGACCGCGCGGCCGTCGGCCTCCCCGTCGCCGACGCGGTGACCTACTGATGACTCCCCCGAAAGTCCGACTGCGCGCGCTATTTGCTCGGCTACCATCCGGCGAGGAAATGGGAAGGCTCGCGCGCGGTCTGTCGAGCGTGCTGCTCTCGTTACTGCTCGTCGGCTGTGGGCTCGGCACCAGCGGGGCCACGCCTGCCCCGGGCTCGACCGGGAGTGATGCGCTAAGCCAGGGCCTTGCGGCCCACACCGCGGGCAAGCTCGACGAAGCGATCCCCCTCTACTTCCAGGCCCTCTCGAAGGATCCGTCGAACAAGTTCGCCCTCTTCAACCTCGGGCAGATCGAGCACACGAAGAATCACCTCGTCTCAGCCGAAGCGTGGTACCGCCTCGCGCTTCAGAGCGACAACGCGATGCCGTCGGCGCTCTACAACCTCGCTCTCGTCCGTCAGGCCGTCGGTGACTCGATCGAATCGGCGAGTCTGTTGCGTAGCCTCATCCGGATCGATCCGAACAACGCCCTGGCGCATTACAACCTGGGTATCTCACTCCGCTCGCTCGGCCAGAACGCCGACGCGACGACCGAGTTCGCGACGGCGCAGCGCCTAGACGCGCGCCTTGTCACTCCGAC from Candidatus Limnocylindria bacterium encodes:
- a CDS encoding tetratricopeptide repeat protein; its protein translation is MGRLARGLSSVLLSLLLVGCGLGTSGATPAPGSTGSDALSQGLAAHTAGKLDEAIPLYFQALSKDPSNKFALFNLGQIEHTKNHLVSAEAWYRLALQSDNAMPSALYNLALVRQAVGDSIESASLLRSLIRIDPNNALAHYNLGISLRSLGQNADATTEFATAQRLDARLVTPTGSPARPSPTR